In Helicobacter bilis, a genomic segment contains:
- a CDS encoding HAD family hydrolase produces the protein MAKIKAVIFDMDGVLIEAKDWHYEALNKALGLFGMQISRYDHLVTFDGLPTKKKLEMLSMERNLPQGLHNFINQMKQLYTMQIVYASCKPTFIHEYALSKLKSAGYKLAVCSNSIQATIETMMQKSALLQYLDFYLSNQDVKKPKPDPEIYNKAIGRLQLKPDEVMIIEDNDHGIKAAKATGANVMIVQSVLDVNLDNIQSHIDRFERNAND, from the coding sequence ATGGCTAAGATAAAAGCGGTTATTTTTGATATGGACGGAGTGTTGATTGAAGCAAAAGATTGGCATTATGAAGCGTTAAATAAGGCATTAGGGCTGTTTGGCATGCAAATTAGCCGTTATGACCATTTAGTTACTTTCGATGGATTGCCAACAAAGAAAAAGTTAGAAATGCTATCTATGGAGAGAAATCTACCACAAGGACTTCATAATTTTATCAATCAAATGAAGCAACTCTATACCATGCAGATTGTCTATGCCTCTTGTAAGCCAACTTTTATCCATGAATACGCTCTCTCAAAGCTAAAATCAGCGGGCTACAAACTTGCCGTATGTTCAAACTCAATACAAGCAACCATTGAAACCATGATGCAAAAATCAGCTCTTTTACAATACCTTGATTTCTATCTCTCAAACCAAGATGTAAAAAAGCCAAAGCCAGACCCAGAAATCTATAATAAGGCAATAGGACGACTTCAGCTTAAACCAGACGAAGTGATGATAATAGAAGATAATGATCACGGCATTAAAGCAGCTAAAGCTACAGGGGCAAATGTGATGATAGTCCAAAGCGTTTTAGATGTGAATCTAGACAATATTCAATCACATATAGATCGTTTTGAAAGGAATGCAAATGATTAA
- a CDS encoding glycosyltransferase family 2 protein: protein MINVLIPLAGKSMFFDESVNIFPKPLIEICGKTMIEHCLENLALIPNARFIFVLREMYVNKYHLDKTIKLLSPNTEFIVLKNDTAGMACSALFAIEYINNDNGLIICNADQILDCDLSKILKYFADFDAGVITFPSIHPRYAYACLDNDGFVVQVAEKVPLSKNAIAGFFYFKHGRYFVESTQSMIYKEIAHEEKYYIAPCLNEMILKNQKIAVYNIPAEQYHTFYSPAKITEFERIHNA from the coding sequence ATGATTAATGTGCTTATACCTTTGGCAGGAAAAAGTATGTTTTTTGATGAAAGTGTCAATATTTTCCCTAAACCACTTATTGAGATTTGCGGTAAGACTATGATAGAGCATTGCTTAGAGAATCTTGCTTTAATTCCTAATGCACGATTTATCTTTGTGTTGCGTGAAATGTATGTGAATAAATATCATTTAGATAAAACAATCAAGCTATTAAGTCCAAATACAGAATTTATCGTGTTAAAAAATGACACTGCGGGTATGGCATGTAGTGCGTTATTTGCGATTGAATACATTAATAATGATAATGGGCTTATTATATGCAATGCAGATCAAATTTTAGATTGTGATTTATCTAAGATTCTAAAATATTTTGCAGATTTTGATGCAGGTGTTATTACATTTCCCTCCATTCATCCACGCTACGCTTATGCGTGTTTGGATAATGATGGCTTTGTTGTGCAAGTTGCTGAAAAAGTGCCATTAAGTAAAAATGCCATAGCGGGATTTTTCTATTTTAAACACGGAAGATATTTTGTAGAATCTACACAAAGCATGATTTATAAAGAAATAGCACATGAAGAAAAATATTATATTGCCCCTTGTCTTAATGAAATGATTTTAAAAAATCAAAAAATTGCCGTTTATAACATACCGGCAGAACAATATCATACTTTTTATAGTCCTGCTAAGATTACAGAGTTTGAAAGGATACACAATGCTTAA
- a CDS encoding nuclear transport factor 2 family protein — MLKQLTQDYIKAFGTKDINAISNMLCTDFTLCDPEIKKNAVNGIQGKEACLKAMQGIFDGCKALNFKARNIFVCENTTLIEFSLQIDSVLLEGVDIIEWEKSNETFLMKELRAYLDMPKG, encoded by the coding sequence ATGCTTAAGCAATTAACACAAGACTACATAAAAGCCTTTGGCACAAAGGATATAAATGCGATTTCTAATATGCTATGCACAGATTTCACACTATGCGATCCAGAGATTAAAAAGAATGCAGTAAATGGAATTCAGGGAAAGGAAGCGTGTTTAAAAGCAATGCAGGGTATTTTTGATGGTTGCAAGGCATTAAATTTTAAAGCAAGAAACATCTTTGTTTGTGAAAATACTACTTTAATCGAGTTTTCTTTGCAGATAGATTCTGTCTTACTAGAGGGTGTGGATATTATAGAGTGGGAAAAGAGCAATGAAACTTTTTTAATGAAAGAATTGCGCGCCTATCTTGACATGCCAAAGGGATAA
- a CDS encoding 3'-5' exonuclease — MICVFDIESVPDVELLQEIYHYEGDAMEICKQAFAAQKESSGSEFLPLSFHKIVSIASVLADDFGNFIKVGHFAKDVPLENREENLLQEFSSFLNKQNPRLISFNGRGYDMPLIAIRSLKYNINLSGYYETDNQQFGKNKWENYRQRYSERFHLDLYDTLGNYGATRTLSLDALCKMAGIMGKYEVSGSQVHELIFQENDLAKVDFYCQSDVLNTYWLFLKFELTKGMLQMNDYLANLALMKESLPENAPYKNAFIESLEKELGRYNL, encoded by the coding sequence ATGATTTGTGTTTTTGATATTGAGAGTGTGCCAGATGTCGAGCTATTGCAAGAGATTTATCATTATGAAGGCGATGCTATGGAGATATGCAAACAGGCATTTGCAGCACAAAAAGAGAGTAGCGGGAGTGAGTTTTTACCGCTTAGTTTTCATAAGATTGTATCTATTGCAAGTGTGTTAGCAGATGATTTTGGTAACTTTATCAAAGTGGGGCATTTTGCAAAAGATGTGCCTTTGGAGAATAGAGAAGAAAACTTATTGCAAGAGTTTAGCAGCTTTTTAAACAAGCAAAATCCACGACTCATAAGCTTTAATGGTAGGGGTTATGATATGCCACTCATCGCCATTCGCTCACTCAAATACAATATCAATTTATCAGGCTACTACGAGACAGACAATCAGCAGTTTGGGAAAAACAAATGGGAGAATTATCGTCAAAGATATAGCGAGAGATTCCATCTTGACCTCTATGATACATTGGGTAATTATGGTGCGACAAGAACGCTTAGCCTTGATGCCCTTTGCAAGATGGCAGGTATTATGGGAAAATATGAAGTGAGTGGTTCGCAAGTGCATGAGCTAATTTTTCAAGAGAATGATTTAGCAAAAGTTGATTTCTATTGCCAAAGCGATGTGTTAAATACCTACTGGTTATTTTTAAAATTCGAGCTTACAAAGGGCATGTTACAAATGAATGATTATCTAGCAAATCTTGCGTTAATGAAAGAATCTTTACCTGAAAATGCCCCGTATAAAAACGCTTTTATAGAATCTTTGGAGAAAGAATTAGGGCGTTATAACTTATAG
- the rlmN gene encoding 23S rRNA (adenine(2503)-C(2))-methyltransferase RlmN, which produces MPNLQHVTTKEAQDSNIYSYHLDELESLITPKFRAKQIYNWLYKHYVSNIESMKNIPKNLQEILKQTFNFPNLKPIRIEESGDGTKKYLFQTSDGATFESVFIKMREKEYDENNRVKKSEKYTFCVSSQVGCRVGCAFCSTAKGGFVRNLSAGEIVEQVVALKRDNNLSAHKSINIVFMGMGEPLDNLNNVAKAIKILSHEEGLCIATRRQTISTSGIAPQIEKLGAMNLGVQIALSLHAVDDSLRSRLIPMNKVYNIERVLQALKNFPLDTRKRILFEYLVIKDINDDLASAKKLVKLLHGFRAKVNLIPFNPHAESEFQRPCIEKMQGFADYLYKRGIVATIRESKGIDISAACGQLRAKHVKIQ; this is translated from the coding sequence ATGCCAAATCTACAACATGTTACCACAAAAGAAGCACAAGATTCCAATATTTATTCATATCATTTAGATGAGTTAGAGAGTCTTATAACCCCAAAGTTTAGGGCAAAGCAGATATACAACTGGCTTTATAAACATTATGTCAGCAACATAGAATCTATGAAAAATATCCCAAAAAACTTACAAGAGATTCTAAAGCAAACCTTTAATTTCCCAAATCTAAAGCCCATACGCATAGAAGAAAGCGGGGACGGCACAAAAAAATATCTCTTTCAAACAAGCGATGGAGCGACTTTTGAGAGTGTGTTTATCAAAATGCGAGAGAAAGAGTATGATGAAAATAATCGCGTGAAAAAAAGTGAAAAATATACTTTTTGCGTATCATCGCAGGTTGGTTGCCGTGTCGGCTGTGCGTTTTGTTCTACCGCAAAGGGTGGCTTTGTCCGCAATCTTAGTGCTGGTGAGATTGTCGAGCAAGTCGTAGCACTCAAACGCGATAACAACCTGTCTGCACACAAGAGCATAAATATCGTGTTTATGGGTATGGGAGAACCACTTGATAATCTCAATAATGTCGCAAAAGCCATAAAGATTCTGAGTCATGAAGAAGGGCTTTGTATCGCTACTCGCAGACAGACTATCTCTACAAGCGGCATTGCCCCGCAGATAGAAAAGCTTGGAGCTATGAATCTTGGCGTGCAAATCGCCCTTTCATTACACGCAGTAGATGACTCGTTGCGTAGTCGCCTTATACCGATGAATAAGGTTTATAACATTGAGCGGGTGTTACAAGCGTTAAAAAACTTTCCACTTGATACACGAAAACGCATTTTATTTGAATATTTAGTGATTAAGGACATAAATGATGATTTAGCAAGTGCGAAAAAGCTAGTGAAACTTCTGCATGGATTTAGGGCAAAGGTAAATCTCATTCCATTTAATCCACATGCAGAAAGTGAGTTTCAACGCCCATGTATTGAGAAAATGCAGGGCTTTGCTGACTATCTTTATAAGCGGGGTATTGTAGCAACGATACGAGAATCTAAGGGTATTGATATTAGTGCTGCATGCGGGCAGTTGAGAGCAAAGCATGTAAAGATTCAATAA
- a CDS encoding Mur ligase family protein, with the protein MNLFLSLFDIVTYILFVFALSYYLATTLQWYNYSFLRILTKHHKSIWHIYYFVVPLVMYAGLSMFYHGMLFYGYFYLMYLPLLFLWYKSLDKKLVWTQRIKRLFAFILLFIILSVCLCVFVFHTHIYALVPLILGFLCANVCESLLFRIYAKKAHNKLQQLQNLKIIAITGSYGKTSIKNFIAQILQQQFSVYATPRSVNTYKGLVADINQNINATHEIYVAEAGARQVGDIKEIAELLQHHYAVIGKIGHAHIEYFKNIETTTKTKFELLYSTRLTHVFVQKDNSYANALPPQFEANMKKIVAYPPKLKDIESTLEKTSFSLELDSIFVSFTCKILGRFNIDNIAVAIMIAKTLGMDINALQKAVAKLTPIPHRLQRIDTAQKVIIDDSFNGNLEGMSEAIRLASLHNGRKIIVTPGLVEHDEASNIELAQKIDKVFDIAIITGDLNAKILDTHITTPQKIILKDKTKLEEVLAEGGKQNDLVLFANDAPSYI; encoded by the coding sequence ATGAATCTTTTTTTATCGCTTTTTGATATTGTTACTTACATACTTTTTGTATTCGCATTATCTTATTATCTTGCGACTACGCTTCAATGGTATAATTACAGCTTTTTGCGTATCCTTACAAAGCACCATAAAAGTATATGGCATATCTATTATTTTGTTGTGCCGCTTGTTATGTATGCGGGGCTATCGATGTTTTATCATGGCATGCTTTTTTATGGATATTTTTATTTGATGTATTTGCCCCTGCTTTTTTTGTGGTATAAAAGCCTTGATAAAAAGCTTGTATGGACACAAAGGATCAAGCGATTATTTGCATTTATATTGCTTTTTATTATCCTTAGTGTGTGCTTGTGTGTGTTTGTTTTTCATACACATATATATGCTTTAGTGCCGCTTATTTTGGGCTTTTTATGTGCGAATGTGTGTGAGAGTTTGCTCTTTAGAATCTATGCGAAAAAAGCACATAATAAATTGCAACAATTACAGAATCTAAAGATTATTGCAATTACTGGAAGCTATGGCAAAACAAGTATAAAAAACTTTATCGCTCAAATCTTGCAACAGCAATTTAGCGTTTATGCAACGCCACGCAGTGTGAATACCTATAAGGGCTTAGTCGCAGATATTAATCAAAATATTAATGCTACACATGAGATTTATGTAGCAGAGGCAGGGGCTAGGCAAGTCGGGGATATTAAAGAGATTGCAGAGTTACTGCAGCATCATTATGCAGTAATAGGCAAGATAGGACACGCACATATTGAGTATTTTAAAAATATTGAGACAACGACAAAAACAAAGTTTGAACTGCTATATTCAACAAGGCTTACACATGTCTTTGTGCAAAAAGATAATAGCTATGCAAATGCCCTGCCACCGCAGTTTGAAGCAAATATGAAAAAGATTGTAGCCTATCCACCAAAGCTTAAAGATATAGAATCTACACTTGAAAAGACTTCATTTAGCTTAGAGCTAGATTCTATTTTTGTGTCATTTACATGCAAGATATTGGGGCGGTTTAATATCGATAATATCGCAGTGGCAATCATGATTGCAAAAACGCTAGGCATGGATATAAACGCATTGCAAAAAGCAGTGGCAAAACTCACACCTATCCCGCATAGATTGCAACGCATAGACACAGCACAAAAGGTTATCATTGATGATAGTTTTAATGGGAATCTTGAGGGTATGAGTGAGGCTATCCGCCTTGCTTCACTTCATAATGGTAGAAAAATCATCGTAACGCCGGGTTTAGTCGAGCATGATGAAGCAAGCAATATAGAATTAGCACAAAAAATAGATAAAGTGTTTGATATAGCAATTATCACAGGGGATTTAAACGCAAAAATCCTTGATACACACATAACAACACCGCAAAAAATCATACTCAAAGACAAAACAAAACTAGAAGAGGTTCTAGCCGAGGGTGGCAAACAAAATGATTTAGTGTTGTTTGCAAATGATGCACCGAGTTATATTTAA
- a CDS encoding acylphosphatase, translated as MRHYKITAKGKVQGVGFRNFTKAYADSKGYKGSVQNLANGHVEIFVSLEDLGDFLAALQKGNGRMKASSFEIEHLDSLDSMEFSSFEVLP; from the coding sequence ATGAGACATTACAAAATCACAGCAAAGGGTAAGGTACAAGGTGTAGGGTTTAGAAACTTTACGAAAGCCTATGCAGATTCTAAAGGGTATAAAGGTAGTGTGCAAAACCTTGCTAACGGACATGTAGAAATATTTGTCAGCCTTGAAGATTTAGGTGATTTTCTAGCAGCATTGCAAAAGGGTAATGGCAGAATGAAAGCGAGTTCTTTTGAGATAGAACACCTTGACTCACTTGATTCAATGGAGTTTTCAAGCTTTGAGGTATTACCTTAA
- a CDS encoding response regulator transcription factor: protein MPKVLIIDNDIDLQKSLHSSLCQAGFETLCLSDVSMILEKIAQDDIDAVILELLDHEIDGFELCGKIRSHTQIPIIISSKLTHISDKIRAFELGIDDYMTKPYEAVELIARIKALLRRIEPRKRVFGALNIDAKRRTIKLYNEDIELTNTEFDILLFLVDNRLQPVSRERIAHTINAIHDDTGLRSIDTHIRNLRNKLGDSAKEPKFIQSVWGIGYKFCL, encoded by the coding sequence ATGCCAAAAGTCCTTATTATAGATAATGATATAGATCTCCAAAAGTCCTTGCATAGCAGTCTCTGCCAAGCTGGTTTTGAGACATTATGCTTGAGTGATGTTTCTATGATTCTAGAAAAAATCGCACAAGATGATATTGATGCGGTGATTTTAGAGCTTTTAGACCACGAGATTGATGGCTTTGAGTTGTGCGGAAAGATTAGAAGCCATACGCAAATACCCATTATCATTTCATCAAAACTTACACATATAAGCGATAAAATCCGTGCGTTTGAGCTTGGCATAGATGACTACATGACAAAGCCTTATGAAGCAGTCGAGTTAATCGCAAGGATAAAGGCTTTGTTGCGAAGGATTGAGCCACGAAAAAGGGTTTTTGGTGCGTTAAATATTGATGCAAAAAGACGCACAATAAAGCTTTATAATGAAGACATTGAGCTTACAAATACAGAGTTTGATATTTTACTTTTTTTGGTGGATAATCGCTTACAACCTGTAAGCAGAGAGAGAATAGCACACACTATTAATGCGATTCATGATGACACGGGATTACGCAGCATTGATACGCATATTAGGAACTTACGCAATAAGCTTGGCGATTCTGCTAAAGAGCCAAAATTCATTCAATCCGTATGGGGCATAGGCTATAAATTCTGTCTTTAG
- a CDS encoding VWA domain-containing protein — MQHIPQDIQNNLRYEELLQDKEVQEHLAKAHEEYQAQQDSLQDSHPFKKEEVAHHRRKLTPTQDIETLKDDIKEFDTCNKKHKGTLDSLLNKQEQKDITLTDKRQYALNAWEQMLKSKKNEYIDQEKLKQTRDYKQRLTDYLESLLETKEFLNNLGGAGELFSGVLDEMKQGLDVSHLGDESYQNKLKGQRIEMPGGKGTDNGAGIRNRIDINTIKQYFNTIQNSKALKEIAELLGRLEKEEEESEIQKIKELKSYSYTQIIPTKRYKEEICGVTLGRDLENLLPQELAMLEDESLELLFDLKYIQNRLFCFEKQGYHSITQEAQEEIEKEIETKKQKKREKNEGAIIVCVDTSGSMMGNPEYIAKALTLFLATKANTQKRACYLINFSIGIETMELSGKGGMAKLMQFLEMSFGGGTDVAPALKEGLKTMQQDDFKKSDLIVISDGGFGYIPDDLERQMQNQRQKDNKFYLLDINGNSGKKTFFDKHWIYNAQTQNINTLYENLATMYS; from the coding sequence ATGCAGCACATACCACAAGATATACAGAATAATTTACGCTATGAAGAGTTATTGCAAGATAAAGAAGTGCAAGAGCATTTAGCAAAAGCCCATGAAGAGTATCAAGCCCAGCAAGATTCCCTGCAAGATTCCCATCCTTTTAAAAAAGAAGAGGTAGCACACCATAGGCGAAAGCTCACACCCACGCAAGATATTGAAACACTAAAAGATGATATAAAAGAGTTTGACACTTGCAATAAAAAGCATAAAGGCACGCTAGATTCACTACTCAATAAACAAGAACAAAAGGATATAACCCTTACTGATAAACGACAATATGCCCTAAACGCTTGGGAGCAAATGCTAAAATCTAAGAAAAACGAATATATAGACCAAGAAAAGCTAAAACAAACAAGAGATTATAAACAAAGGCTAACAGACTATTTAGAATCTTTACTTGAAACAAAAGAGTTTTTAAACAATTTGGGTGGTGCTGGAGAGCTATTTAGTGGAGTATTGGATGAGATGAAGCAAGGCTTAGATGTAAGCCATCTAGGCGATGAATCTTATCAAAATAAGCTAAAAGGACAGAGAATAGAGATGCCCGGAGGCAAAGGCACTGACAATGGTGCTGGTATAAGAAATCGCATAGATATAAATACAATCAAGCAATATTTTAACACCATACAAAATAGCAAAGCCTTAAAAGAAATAGCCGAGCTTTTAGGCAGACTAGAAAAAGAAGAGGAAGAAAGTGAAATACAAAAAATAAAAGAGTTAAAAAGCTATTCCTATACGCAAATAATCCCCACAAAACGATATAAAGAAGAGATATGCGGGGTAACTTTAGGCAGAGATTTAGAGAATCTTTTACCACAAGAATTAGCAATGCTAGAAGATGAAAGCTTAGAGTTACTATTTGATTTAAAATACATTCAAAACCGCCTTTTTTGCTTTGAAAAGCAAGGCTATCACTCTATCACACAAGAAGCACAAGAAGAAATAGAAAAAGAGATAGAAACAAAAAAGCAAAAGAAAAGAGAGAAAAACGAAGGTGCGATAATAGTCTGTGTAGATACAAGCGGCAGTATGATGGGTAATCCAGAATATATCGCAAAAGCCCTAACACTCTTTCTAGCAACAAAGGCAAATACACAAAAAAGGGCTTGCTATCTTATCAATTTTTCCATAGGCATAGAGACTATGGAGCTAAGTGGCAAGGGCGGCATGGCAAAGCTTATGCAGTTTTTAGAGATGAGCTTTGGTGGTGGCACTGATGTAGCCCCAGCCTTAAAAGAGGGGCTTAAAACAATGCAGCAAGATGACTTTAAAAAATCTGATTTAATCGTTATTTCTGATGGTGGATTTGGATATATCCCAGATGATTTAGAAAGGCAAATGCAAAATCAAAGACAAAAAGATAATAAATTCTATTTATTAGATATAAATGGCAATTCAGGCAAAAAAACATTTTTTGATAAACATTGGATATATAACGCACAAACACAAAATATAAATACTTTATATGAAAATCTCGCAACTATGTATAGTTAG
- a CDS encoding BspA family leucine-rich repeat surface protein yields MARQKKSNEAKKKQDKIKPTTKEELEELVKDESIYLGDIDTSEIIDMSELFQNSKRTDFSGIESWDVSNVINMRSMFEHAISFNQPLDDWDVSNVENMRSMFNTAKSFNQSLNNWDVSNVKNMDHMFYNTSMRSYPQWYR; encoded by the coding sequence ATGGCGAGACAAAAAAAGAGTAATGAAGCAAAGAAAAAGCAAGATAAAATAAAGCCAACAACAAAAGAAGAATTGGAAGAACTTGTGAAAGATGAAAGTATCTATTTAGGTGATATTGATACAAGTGAGATTATAGATATGAGCGAACTGTTTCAAAACTCAAAGCGAACGGACTTTAGCGGTATAGAATCTTGGGATGTAAGCAATGTAATTAATATGCGAAGTATGTTTGAGCATGCAATTTCTTTCAATCAACCACTAGATGACTGGGATGTAAGTAATGTGGAAAATATGCGAAGTATGTTTAACACGGCAAAATCTTTTAATCAGTCATTAAATAATTGGGATGTAAGTAATGTGAAGAATATGGATCATATGTTTTACAATACTTCTATGAGATCATACCCGCAATGGTATAGATAA
- a CDS encoding AAA family ATPase: protein MSYKNRIESILKELNQGVYEKDQALKLVLLSFLSGKSAFLYGPPGTAKSLIARRVALAFNIKGSNTFFACLMNRFSTPEEIFGPIDIAELKKNRLTRSTQGYLPTAHFAFLDEIWKSSPAILNTLLTIINEKIYRDGNTDIKVPLKGLVCASNEFPMQNQGLEALYDRLVIRLSVLPVEQRSSFEALLDEDIVEIEVTNPITLDELQDITQKAKKVKFSQEAKEAMHFLKASIESYNKTLQIRNQAQTDDIESSKDSKDQNTDPHKSQSHIMASMSQIDAGGLWQSF from the coding sequence ATGAGTTATAAAAATCGTATAGAATCCATATTAAAAGAACTAAATCAAGGCGTGTATGAAAAAGATCAAGCATTAAAACTTGTGTTACTTTCATTTTTGAGTGGTAAATCTGCCTTTTTATACGGACCTCCGGGCACTGCAAAAAGTCTTATTGCAAGGCGAGTAGCATTAGCCTTTAACATAAAAGGTTCTAACACTTTCTTTGCTTGCCTAATGAATCGCTTCAGCACACCAGAAGAAATCTTTGGTCCCATAGATATAGCAGAGTTAAAGAAAAATCGCCTTACACGCAGCACACAAGGCTATCTACCCACAGCACATTTTGCGTTTTTAGATGAGATATGGAAAAGCTCTCCAGCAATCCTAAACACACTTTTAACCATTATCAATGAAAAGATTTATCGCGATGGTAATACGGATATAAAAGTCCCATTAAAAGGGCTAGTATGTGCGAGTAATGAATTTCCTATGCAAAATCAAGGGCTAGAAGCCTTATATGATAGGCTAGTTATCCGCTTAAGTGTGCTGCCCGTGGAGCAAAGAAGCAGCTTTGAAGCCTTGCTAGATGAAGACATTGTAGAAATAGAAGTTACAAACCCTATCACACTAGATGAGCTGCAAGACATCACGCAAAAAGCGAAAAAGGTGAAATTCTCACAAGAAGCAAAAGAAGCCATGCACTTCCTTAAAGCAAGTATAGAATCTTATAATAAAACCTTGCAAATAAGAAATCAAGCACAGACAGATGATATAGAATCTAGTAAAGACTCTAAAGATCAAAACACAGATCCACACAAGAGCCAATCTCACATAATGGCATCTATGTCTCAGATAGACGCTGGAGGGCTATGGCAGAGCTTTTAA
- a CDS encoding RsmE family RNA methyltransferase, producing MQFFYHKDSGLESITLDSKDSHYLFHVRRFKQGETLLTTNLNDMQIYGYKHEKKNTFKLIGLHSKVTQPKAYTHILLAMIDLKDIYDILPVLNALNVASLQLFYADFSQKNRKIDMQKAQRILQYSCMQCGRMKPLEVAIHKDLESVCKAFPNAIAIDFLESVETFENLTQQERQSIAKNGVIIGCEGGFSQKERNFLHTTQRVYALQTPFILTAHLVSIYIASLCV from the coding sequence ATGCAGTTTTTTTATCATAAAGATTCTGGATTAGAATCTATTACTCTAGATTCTAAAGACTCTCATTATCTATTTCATGTCCGCCGCTTTAAGCAAGGCGAGACCCTACTTACCACAAATCTTAATGATATGCAGATTTATGGCTATAAGCATGAAAAGAAAAATACCTTTAAACTCATAGGCTTGCATTCTAAAGTAACGCAACCAAAAGCCTATACACATATTTTGCTTGCAATGATTGATTTAAAAGATATTTATGATATATTACCTGTTTTAAATGCGTTAAATGTCGCTTCTCTCCAGCTTTTTTACGCAGACTTTTCACAGAAAAATCGCAAAATTGATATGCAAAAAGCACAAAGGATACTGCAATACTCATGTATGCAATGCGGACGAATGAAACCACTAGAGGTTGCTATACATAAGGACTTAGAATCTGTTTGCAAAGCTTTTCCAAATGCTATTGCGATTGATTTTTTAGAATCTGTAGAAACTTTTGAGAATCTCACGCAACAAGAGCGACAAAGTATCGCTAAAAATGGCGTTATTATCGGTTGTGAAGGCGGATTTAGCCAAAAGGAACGCAACTTCTTACATACAACACAAAGAGTATATGCTCTGCAAACCCCATTCATTCTTACCGCCCATCTAGTCAGCATTTATATTGCAAGTCTTTGTGTGTGA
- a CDS encoding outer membrane beta-barrel protein has translation MCVRVCSKLAYHSKILHTANDYNGFSIPINLGITATFAGSHKVEIGAKIQALSAGYSAKAKNDKTEYLVNTHVINVGYSYIF, from the coding sequence ATGTGTGTAAGGGTTTGTAGCAAGTTAGCGTATCATTCCAAAATATTACATACAGCAAATGATTATAATGGATTTAGTATCCCTATAAATTTGGGTATCACAGCGACTTTTGCAGGATCTCATAAAGTAGAAATCGGTGCAAAAATCCAAGCCCTATCAGCTGGATATAGTGCTAAGGCTAAAAATGATAAAACTGAATATCTTGTGAATACACATGTGATTAATGTAGGCTATTCTTACATTTTCTAA